A part of Numenius arquata chromosome 16, bNumArq3.hap1.1, whole genome shotgun sequence genomic DNA contains:
- the RAD9B gene encoding LOW QUALITY PROTEIN: cell cycle checkpoint control protein RAD9B (The sequence of the model RefSeq protein was modified relative to this genomic sequence to represent the inferred CDS: inserted 2 bases in 1 codon; substituted 2 bases at 2 genomic stop codons) → MKCVIGGAHLRVFGRAIHAIARISDEFWFDPVEKGLALRSVNSSRSAYAYVFFSSMFFQHYRWTAVSQPCQKEKQLSLPCKLIIKSVLPVFRCVNVLERNVEKCSIYTNINDHHITFQLLCKHGVVKTYNLTFQECDPLQAVFAKHMCPNILKVHSRLLADIMIHFPTSQEEVTLSVTPMKVCFKSYTEEDTDFSKTMVTEIRLNPEEFDYFQVGVDSEVTFCLKELRGLLAFSEATSVPVSVHFDVSGKPIAFSVEDMALEASFILATLCDIEKEWASQQPPGFSQRQESSKTRGGESEKTSVDRDSDADAVASKKPQRDGNAPNTEPAKPASVWVKQEITNIPRVPRREVPGAEGMALPEAEDHAMGEGEAAESHSQKVRRLPGVCAVEELSWCLAKCRLSLGAAPGXXFSSARGVSMEAAFTAAXKPTTTTSNCNAGNTDRGQVYFLRKHCRLWIKIFKWQKLQK, encoded by the exons ATGAAGTGTGTCATTGGGGGGGCTCATCTCAGAG TGTTCGGAAGAGCGATACATGCCATAGCACGTATTAGCGATGAATTTTGGTTTGACCCCGTAGAAAAAGGT CTTGCCTTAAGATCAGTGAATTCTTCAAGGTCAGCGTATGCGTATGTCTTCTTCTCATCTATGTTTTTTCAACATTACCGCTggacagctgtgtctcagccatgtcagaaggaaaaacagttatCCCTCCCATGTAAATTGATAATTAAG tcaGTTCTTCCTGTATTTAGATGTGTAAATGTCCTGGAAAGGAATGTAGAGAAATGCAGCATTTATACAAATATTAATGATCATCACATAACTTTTCAGCTCCTCTGTAAACATG GTGTTGTAAAAACATACAATCTGACGTTTCAAGAATGTGATCCGCTGCAGGCTGTCTTTGCAAAGCACATGTGTCCAAACATACTTAAAGTTCACTCCAG GCTGCTGGCTGATATAATGATTCACTTCCCAACCAGTCAAGAAGAAGTGACCTTATCAGTTACTCCAATGAAAGTTTGTTTCAAGAGTTACACTGAGGAAGACACTG ATTTTTCAAAGACAATGGTTACTGAAATACGACTAAATCCGGAGGAGTTTGACTACTTTCAAGTTGGAGTAGATTCTGAAGTGACGTTTTGCCTTAAGGAATTGAGG GGACTGCTCGCGTTCTCAGAAGCTACCAGTGTTCCCGTCTCAGTCCATTTTGACGTCTCTGGAAA GCCAATTGCTTTCAGCGTTGAGGATATGGCGCTGGAAGCCAGCTTTATTTTGGCTACCTTGTGCGACATTGAAAAGGAGTGGGCGTCCCAGCAGCCTCCCGGCTTTTCCCAGCGGCAGGAAAG TTCGAAGACACGTGGGGGTGAATCTGAGAAAACCTCCGTGGACAGAGACAGCGATGCCGACGCAGTTGCTTCCAAAAAGCCTCAGCGGGATGGAAATGCCCCCAACACGGAGCCAGCGAAACCTGCAAGCGTTTGGGTTAAACAGGAGATTACAAATATTCCCAGAGTCCCAAGGAGAGAGGTGCCCGGTGCAGAAGGAATGGCCCTGCCCGAGGCAGAGGACCATGCaatgggggaaggagaggcggcCGAGTCCCATTCCCAGAAGGTAAGGAGACTCCCAGGCGTATGTGCAGTGGAAGAGCTTAGCTGGTGCTTAGCCAAATGCCGCCTGTCTCTGGGGGCTGCTCCGGGTTGATAATTCAGTTCTGCACGTGGTGTTTCAATGGAAGCAGCTTTCACAGCAGC AAAACCCACCACTACCACGTCTAACTGTAATGCTGGGAATACTGACAGAGGGCAGGTGTATTTTCTTAGGAAACACTGCAGATTATggataaagatttttaaatggcaaaagcttcagaaataa